The Agrococcus sp. SGAir0287 DNA window CGAGCACCTGGGGGAGACGGCGGGCGCCGCCGCGCTCACGAGCGCCTTCGAGCAGGTGCTCGCCGACGGCACGGCGACGCCCGACCTGGGCGGCTCTGCGACGACGACGTCGTTCACGGATGCGGTGGTCGCGCGCCTCGGATGACGTCGATGGGCGATCGCGACACGCCGATCGTCCAAGATGAAGATTGTCAACAATCCGCAATCCGTCTATCGTCGGTCCCATGAGTGCGGGACACGACCACCACGACCACGGCCACGACCACGACCACGGTCACGCGTTCCCGGCGACGCACCCGGCCAGGCCCGAGGCGGACGGCGGCCACGGCGGCCACGGCCACAGCCACGGGCTCGACGGCCACGCGACCGCGACGGGCAAGCACCGCATGAAGCTCGTCGTCGTGCTCTGCATCACGGCGTCGATCTTCGTCGTGCAGCTCATCGGCGCGTTCATCGCGAACTCCCTCGCGCTGCTCGCCGACGCCGGCCACATGCTCACGGACGCGACCGGCGTGCTCATCGCCCTCATCGCGAGCCTGCTCGCGACGCTCGCGCCGACGTCGAAGCGCACCTTCGGCCTCATGCGGGTCGAGGTGCTCGCCGCGCTCGCGAACGGCATCATCCTCGGCGTCATCGCCGTCGTCATCGTCATCGAGGGCATCAAGCGCTTCGGCACCGAGGTCGAGGTCGCGGCGGGCCCCATGCTCATCGCGGCGATCATCGGCGCCGCCGCGAACCTCGTCTGCCTCCTCATCCTGCAGTCGGGGCAGAAGGAGAGCCTCAACGTGCGCGGCGCCTACCTCGAGGTGCTCGGCGACCTGCTCGGCTCCGTCGCGGTCATCGTCGCCGGCATCATCATCCTCATCACCGAGTGGTACGTCGTCGACCAGCTGGCCTCCTTCGCGATCGCCGCGATGATCGCGCCGCGCGCCTACAGCCTCCTGCGCGACGTGCTGCGCGTGCTGCTCGAGGCGACGCCGAAGGACGTCGACCTCGACGCGACGCGCACCCACATGCTCTCGGTGCCCGGCGTCGTCGACGTGCACGACCTGCACGCATGGACGATCACCTCGGGCGTCAACGCCCTCTCGGCCCACGTGGTGCTCGCCGACGAGATCGGCACGGACGAGTTCCACTCGATCCTCGACGAGCTGCACGCCTGCATCGGCGCGCACTTCGACACCGACCACTGCACGCTGCAGCTCGAGCCGCTCCGACACGTCTCGCACGAGGGGCTGCAGCATGCGTGACGCGGGCCGTGCGGCGCTGCTCGGAGCGTCGCTCGGCGTCGCGCGCGACGACGCGATCTCGCTCGCGTTTCGATCATGTGACAAAGGGCGCGGATTGTTGACAATCTGCATTCGGCGCGGATAGCGTCCAGACCACGTCCTCCTGCAATGGCGCAGACCACGACAACGGCTCACGAGGTGAACATGCACAAGCTCGACGTCACCGATCTCCGGATCGCGATCGGCGGTCGCACGATCGTGGATCGGATCTCGTTCTCGGTCGCCCCCGGCCAGCGCGTCTGCCTCCTCGGCGAGTCCGGCTCCGGCAAGTCTCTCACCGCGGGCGCCGTCATCGGCCGCCTCCCCTCGCACGCCGTCGTCGACGGCAGCATCACCGTCGGCGGCACCGAGGTGCTCGGCGTCGCAGCCTCCCGCCGCCCCGACCACGCGCGCGTCGCCACCGTATTCCAGGACTCCGCCGTCGCCCTCAACCCGCTCGTGCGCATCAAGGACCAGCTCGTCGAGCCCCTGCGCCGGCACCGCGGCCTGACGCGCAAGGAGGCGACGCAGGCGGCGATCGACCTCGCGGAGTCCGTCGGCCTGCCCGACCCCGCCCGCACCGTCGAGCTCTTCTCGGCCGAGCTGAGCGGCGGCCAGCGCCAGCGCGTCTGCATCGCCCTCGCCCTCGCCTGCGACACCGGCCTCCTCGTCGCCGACGAGCCGACGACCGCGCTCGACGTCGTCACGCAGAAGCGCGTGCTCGACGTGCTGCAGACCTACACCGCCGGTGAGCGCACGCCGTCGCTCCTCTTCATCACCCACGACTTCGGCGTCGCCGCCGAGCTGTGCACCGACGCCGTCGTGATGCGCTCCGGCGAGGTCGTTGAGCAGGGGCCGCTCTCGACGCTCTTCACCGCGCCTCGTCACGAGTACACGCGCTCGCTCGTCGCCGCCGCGCGCGCCGCGACGCTCGAGCCCGCGACCGCCCGGCTCCGCGAGGAGCCCGCCGTCGCCGCCGAGCCCGAGCGCGCGACCTTCCTCGACGTCCAGGGCGTCGGCAAGACGTACGTCGTCCCCGGACGCCGCCTCTTCAGCTCGCCCGAGGAGCGCGTCGCGCTCGAGCCCACGAGCCTCACGATCGAGGCGGGGGAGCGCGTCGGCATCGTCGGCGTCTCCGGCTCGGGCAAGACGACGCTGCTGCGCCTCATGCTCGCCATCGAGTCGGCCACCACCGGCGAGATCCGCTGCGAGGGCACCGACGTGCGCCCCGGCCCCGTGCGCTCGCTCGCCTGGTACCGGCGCAAGGTGCAGTACGTGCCGCAGGACCCCGCGAGCACGCTCGACCCGCTCATGACGGTCGAGGCGCTGCTGCAGGAGCCGCTCGTGCGCCTGCGCGTCCCGGGCGACCACGCCGCCATGGCCGCCGAGGCCCTCGAGTCGGTCGGCCTCGACGAGGGCTACCGCCGCCGCCGCGTGCACGAGCTCTCCGGCGGTCAGGCGCAGCGCGTCGCCATCGCCCGCGCCATCGCCACGCACCCCGACCTGCTGCTCGCCGACGAGCCCGTCAGCGGCCTCGACCTCCCGATGCGCGAGTCGATCGTCGGCCTGCTGCAGGAGATCTCCCGCACGCGCGGCACCGGCATCGTCGTCGTCTCCCACGACCTCTCGATGGTCGCGAGCCTCTGCGAGCGCACCATCGTCATGCACGGCGGCGCCGTCATCGAGGACCAGCCCACGCTGCAGGTGCTCACGGCGCCGCAGCACGAGCGCACCCGCGACCTGCTCGCATCCATCCCCTCCCTCGATCGCGCGACGCCGCAGCTGGTCGGCGCCGAGTAGGCACGCGAAGGAGACAGCACCATGGCACTCTCGACCTCCCCCAGCCTCGTCGGCCCCGTCGGACGCCGCCTGCGGCTGCCGCTCGGCACGGGCTCCGCCCTCATCTCGGGCGCCTCGCGACTCGTGACGATCCTCGCCGTCGTCTTCCTCCTCGGCGTGCTGCCGCTGCTCTCGGGCCGCGACGTCGCCGTCTCCGTCTTCCGCTCGCGCTACGCGGAGGGCGAGATGACGCCGGAGGCGCTCGAGTCGATCCGCCGCGAGCTCGGGCTCGAGGGCGGCGTCCTCAGCGCCTTCCTCACCTGGCTCGGCAACGCGCTGCAGGGCGACCTCGGCAACTCGTGGACGACGCGGCAGCCCGTGCTGCCCGCGGTGCTCGAGGCGCTCGGCAACTCGCTCATCCTCATGCTCGCGGCGCTCGTCGTCGCGACGATCCTCGCGACGCTGCTCACGATCCCCACGATCCGACGCGGTCTGCAGGGCAAGCCGGCGCGCACCGGCGGAGGCGTCGCCGCCGTGTTCACGGCGCTGCCCGAGTTCCTGCTCGCCGCCGTGCTGCTCGTCGTCTTCGCGGTCTACCTCGGCTGGCTGCCGCCGTTCGGCTGGCGCGGGCCGCAGTACGTGGTGCTGCCGGCGCTCGCGATGGGTCTCACGGCGGGCGGATTCCTCGGCCGCCTCCTCTCCGACGCGCTCGCGAGCACCTTCAGCGAGCGCTGGGTCGCCACGTGGCAGGTCGCCGGCTACTCGACGCCGCGCATCGTGCTCGCGGCGCTGCGGCGCACGATCCCGGGCGTCGCGGCGCCCATGTCACTCATCCTCGTCGGCATCACGGCGGGCGCCGTCGTCGTCGAGGAGGTCTTCGCGATCCCCGGCATCGGCCAGACGACGCTCGCGGCGGCCCAGGCGCAGGACATCCCCTCGCTGCAGGCGGGCGTCATCGTGCTCATGCTGCTCGCCGTCGCGTTCGGCATCGGCGCGGCGCTGCTGCGCCGGCTCCTGCTCGGGCCGGCCCTGCGCTCGAGCTCGATGCCGACGCCCGTGCCACCCGCGCCGAGCAGCCGCTGGGCGTTCGTGCTGCCTGCCGTCATGCTCGCGCTCCTCGTGCTCGTCGCCGTCGCCGGCCTGCCGCGCGACCCGTTCTCCGTCGCGTTCGACCGGCTGCAGGCGCCCAGCTGGGAGCTGCCGCTCGGCGCCGACTCCAGCGGCCGCGACCTGCTCGCGCGCATCTCGCACGGCGCGCTCTCGACGCTCGGCACCGGCGCGATCGTCGCTGCCGTGTGCTTCGTCATCGGCATCGTCGTCGGACTCTTCCCGCGCATCGGCGTCGGTCCCATCGAGGTCACGAACGCCGCCCCGCCCATCCTCGCCGGCCTCATCACCGCCGCGATCGTCGGCCCCTCGGCGCTTGGCGCCGCCATCGCCGTCACGGCGGTGAGCTGGTCGCCGCTCGCGGCGCACACGGCGGCGCTCGTCGCCGAGGTGAAGGCGCAGCCGCACGTGCGCATCGCGCCCGTGCTCGGCGTCGGCCGCGTCAGGCTCATGCTGCGCTACGTGCTGCCGAGCGTCGTCGGCCCCGTCTTCCGCCACGCGTGCCTGCGCCTGCCGGGCATCGCCCTCGCGCTCGCCGCCCTCGGCTTCCTCGGGCTCGGCCCGCAGCCGCCGGAGTCCGACTGGGGCCTCGTGCTCGCCGAGGGCATGCCGTACGTCGAGCGCTCGCCGCTCCTCGTGCTCGTGCCCGCAGGCAGCCTCGTGCTGCTGTCGGTGTTCGCGGTGTCGCTCTCGAGCATCACGGTCGACCTGCGCCGCGGTCGCCCGCGCATCAGCCGTCGCCGCCGTGCGCTGCGCTCGCGCGTCCACACCGGACCGGCGCCCACCGTCGTCGTCCCGACCTCCGTCTCCTGATCCTCGCCACCGAAAGGCCGTGTCCATGACCGTTCAGCTGCCCCGCCCGACGTACATCTCCTTCGACGTGATCGGGACTCTCATCCACTGGGAGATGCGCAAGACCGTCGAGCCGATGGTGGCGGATCTGCTGCCTGCCGACCGCATCGAGGCGTTCTTCGACCGCTTCCGGCTCGATCGGTACGACGAGATCATGGAGTACCGCCCCTACGGCGAGATCATCGACCGCTCGTTCCGCCGCACGTGCGCGCGCTTCGGCATCGAGGTGCAGGACGGCTGGGTCGAGACGATCCTGCGCGACCTCATGACGTGGGGCCCGCACGCCGACGTGCCGGCGCCGCTGAAGACGATGTCCGAGCACTTCCCGCTCGTCGCGCTGTCGAACGCCGACGACCTGTACGTGAACACGTTCGTCTCCCGACTCGGCGCCCCGTTCCACCGCGTGCTCACCGCCGAGCAGTGCCGCGCCTACAAGCCCCGCCACCACGCGTTCGACTTCATGCTCGAGCAGCTCGACGCGACGCCCGACCAGTTCCTCCACATCTCGTCGCACCAGCTCTACGACCACGTGCCGATGGCCGAGCTCGGCTTCACGAACAAGGTCTTCCTCGACCGGGGCTACGACCCCGACCTGCCCCACTACGGCGCCGTGCGCATGACCTCGCTCGACGAGGTCAACCGCGCCCTCGGCATCGCCTGATCCCTCCCCACGCACCGCACAGCACCGAAAGGCTCGATCCGTGACCAAGCTCCGAGGCCGAAGGGCCACCGCCATCGTCGCCATCGCGACGTCCGTCGCGCTCGCCGCGACCGCCTGCGCCACCGACGCAGGCGCCGAGGGCGACGACCGCATCTCCGTCGCCATGATGCAGCCGCCCAAGGCCAGCATGAACCCCTTCAGCGACGACGCCTTCAAGCTCTCGCGCTGGAGCGTCGGCGAGACGCTCGTGCAGCTGAACGACGAGCTCGGCATCGACCCGATGCTCGCGACCGACTGGGAGCAGGTCGACGACCTCACCTGGACGTTCGAGCTGCGCGAGGACGTCGTCTTCCACGACGGCACGGCGATGGATGCGGAGGCCGTGGTGAACACGCTCGACCGCGCCGCCGCCTACTCGCCGCCGCCGCGCGTGCTCAACGGCATCACGATCGACGCGGAGGCGACGGGCGAGTACGAGGTCACCATCACGACCGACTCCCTCGACGCGCTCCTGCCGAACCGCCTCGCGAGCCCCCAGCTGTCGATCCTCGCCGCCTCGGCGTACCTCGACGACGGCTCGGTGACGCCCGTCGGCACCGCCACGGGCCCGTTCGTGCTCACCGACTTCAGCAGCACGGAGGCGACGCTCGACCGCTTCGACGACTACTGGGGCGAGCCCGCCGCCATCGCCGGCATCGACGCCTACTTCGTGCCCGACGGCACGGCGCGCGCCGGCTCGCTGCGCGCAGGCGAGGTCGACCTCGCCGAGAGCATCCCGGTCTCGCAGGTCGAGCTGCTCGACCCCGCGATGGTCAACGAGGTGCTGCAGCCCCGCACGACGTTCCTGACGCTCAACAGCGCCAGCGGACCGTTCACCGACCCGGCGGTGCGCGCCGCCGCTCGCGATGCCATCGACACGGACTCCATCGTCGAGGGCGTCTACGAGGGCTACGCCGACCCGGCCGTCGGCCTCATGGGCCCGGCCATCCCGTGGGCGGCGGAGCTGCGCGGCGACGTCGAGTCGGGCATCGAGCCCGCGGCGATCGAGGGCACGCCCATCACGCTCGCGACGTACACCGACCGCGCCGAGCTGCCCGAGATCGCCGTGCGCCTCGAGCAGCAGCTCGAGGACGCCGGGTTCGACGTCACGCAGGACGTGCGCGAGTACGTGAACATCGAGGCCGACCTGCTGGCAGGCAGCTTCGACGCCGCGATCGTCTCGCGCAACAGCCTCCTCGACATGGGCGACCCGCTGTCGTTCATGGCGCAGGACTTCACGTGCGACGGCGGCTTCAACATCTCCCAGCTGTGCGACCCCGCCGTCGACGCCCTCGTCGACACGGCCCTCGGCCTCCCCATCGGCGAGGAGCGGCAGGAGGCGACGATGGCCGTCGAGGCCGCGATCATGCAGCTCGACGTCGTCGTGCCGCTCGTCCACGACCGCGTGGTGCAGGGCGAGGCGAACACCTACGTCGACATCCTGCGCGACCCGATCGAGCGCCGGCTCATCACGGTGGAGACGCACCCCGCATGAGCACCCACGACGCCACCATCCCCAGCTCGCCGACCTCGAAGGACCCCGGCACCGTGAAGATGCACTCCTACTGGCTCGACACCGCGACCCCCAGCGGCGACTACACGCAGACGCCGCTGCCGAAGGAGGTCGACGTCGCCGTCGTCGGCGCGGGCTTCACCGGGCTGTCGACCGCGTACCACGCCGCGAAGGCCGGCAAGTCGGTCGCCGTGCTCGAGACGAACACCGTCAACTGGGGCGCGTCGGGCCGCAACGGCGGCATGGCGACGACCGGCCTCGCGATCGGCTTCCGCACCGCGATCAAGCGGTACGGCGAGCAGCGCGCGATCGGGTACTTCCGCGAGTACAACGCGGCGATCGACCTCATCGAGGACCTCGTGCGCGAGCACGACCTCGACGTCGACTACGCGCGCACCGGCAAGATGAACCTCGCGTGGAAGCCCTCGCACCTCGAGGGCCTCAAGCAGACGGCCGAGGCGCTGCACCGGCTCGTCGACCAGCCCGTGCGGATCGTCGAGCGCGACGACATCCGCTCGGAGATCGGCTCGGACGTCTACCACGGCGCCATGGTCGACCCG harbors:
- a CDS encoding HAD-IA family hydrolase encodes the protein MTVQLPRPTYISFDVIGTLIHWEMRKTVEPMVADLLPADRIEAFFDRFRLDRYDEIMEYRPYGEIIDRSFRRTCARFGIEVQDGWVETILRDLMTWGPHADVPAPLKTMSEHFPLVALSNADDLYVNTFVSRLGAPFHRVLTAEQCRAYKPRHHAFDFMLEQLDATPDQFLHISSHQLYDHVPMAELGFTNKVFLDRGYDPDLPHYGAVRMTSLDEVNRALGIA
- a CDS encoding cation diffusion facilitator family transporter, with amino-acid sequence MSAGHDHHDHGHDHDHGHAFPATHPARPEADGGHGGHGHSHGLDGHATATGKHRMKLVVVLCITASIFVVQLIGAFIANSLALLADAGHMLTDATGVLIALIASLLATLAPTSKRTFGLMRVEVLAALANGIILGVIAVVIVIEGIKRFGTEVEVAAGPMLIAAIIGAAANLVCLLILQSGQKESLNVRGAYLEVLGDLLGSVAVIVAGIIILITEWYVVDQLASFAIAAMIAPRAYSLLRDVLRVLLEATPKDVDLDATRTHMLSVPGVVDVHDLHAWTITSGVNALSAHVVLADEIGTDEFHSILDELHACIGAHFDTDHCTLQLEPLRHVSHEGLQHA
- a CDS encoding ABC transporter substrate-binding protein, whose amino-acid sequence is MTKLRGRRATAIVAIATSVALAATACATDAGAEGDDRISVAMMQPPKASMNPFSDDAFKLSRWSVGETLVQLNDELGIDPMLATDWEQVDDLTWTFELREDVVFHDGTAMDAEAVVNTLDRAAAYSPPPRVLNGITIDAEATGEYEVTITTDSLDALLPNRLASPQLSILAASAYLDDGSVTPVGTATGPFVLTDFSSTEATLDRFDDYWGEPAAIAGIDAYFVPDGTARAGSLRAGEVDLAESIPVSQVELLDPAMVNEVLQPRTTFLTLNSASGPFTDPAVRAAARDAIDTDSIVEGVYEGYADPAVGLMGPAIPWAAELRGDVESGIEPAAIEGTPITLATYTDRAELPEIAVRLEQQLEDAGFDVTQDVREYVNIEADLLAGSFDAAIVSRNSLLDMGDPLSFMAQDFTCDGGFNISQLCDPAVDALVDTALGLPIGEERQEATMAVEAAIMQLDVVVPLVHDRVVQGEANTYVDILRDPIERRLITVETHPA
- a CDS encoding ATP-binding cassette domain-containing protein; protein product: MHKLDVTDLRIAIGGRTIVDRISFSVAPGQRVCLLGESGSGKSLTAGAVIGRLPSHAVVDGSITVGGTEVLGVAASRRPDHARVATVFQDSAVALNPLVRIKDQLVEPLRRHRGLTRKEATQAAIDLAESVGLPDPARTVELFSAELSGGQRQRVCIALALACDTGLLVADEPTTALDVVTQKRVLDVLQTYTAGERTPSLLFITHDFGVAAELCTDAVVMRSGEVVEQGPLSTLFTAPRHEYTRSLVAAARAATLEPATARLREEPAVAAEPERATFLDVQGVGKTYVVPGRRLFSSPEERVALEPTSLTIEAGERVGIVGVSGSGKTTLLRLMLAIESATTGEIRCEGTDVRPGPVRSLAWYRRKVQYVPQDPASTLDPLMTVEALLQEPLVRLRVPGDHAAMAAEALESVGLDEGYRRRRVHELSGGQAQRVAIARAIATHPDLLLADEPVSGLDLPMRESIVGLLQEISRTRGTGIVVVSHDLSMVASLCERTIVMHGGAVIEDQPTLQVLTAPQHERTRDLLASIPSLDRATPQLVGAE
- a CDS encoding ABC transporter permease subunit: MALSTSPSLVGPVGRRLRLPLGTGSALISGASRLVTILAVVFLLGVLPLLSGRDVAVSVFRSRYAEGEMTPEALESIRRELGLEGGVLSAFLTWLGNALQGDLGNSWTTRQPVLPAVLEALGNSLILMLAALVVATILATLLTIPTIRRGLQGKPARTGGGVAAVFTALPEFLLAAVLLVVFAVYLGWLPPFGWRGPQYVVLPALAMGLTAGGFLGRLLSDALASTFSERWVATWQVAGYSTPRIVLAALRRTIPGVAAPMSLILVGITAGAVVVEEVFAIPGIGQTTLAAAQAQDIPSLQAGVIVLMLLAVAFGIGAALLRRLLLGPALRSSSMPTPVPPAPSSRWAFVLPAVMLALLVLVAVAGLPRDPFSVAFDRLQAPSWELPLGADSSGRDLLARISHGALSTLGTGAIVAAVCFVIGIVVGLFPRIGVGPIEVTNAAPPILAGLITAAIVGPSALGAAIAVTAVSWSPLAAHTAALVAEVKAQPHVRIAPVLGVGRVRLMLRYVLPSVVGPVFRHACLRLPGIALALAALGFLGLGPQPPESDWGLVLAEGMPYVERSPLLVLVPAGSLVLLSVFAVSLSSITVDLRRGRPRISRRRRALRSRVHTGPAPTVVVPTSVS